The genome window GTTTTTTCTCTGAAGTCCTCTAACATTACCTCATGCCACCCAGCCAGCCAAGTCCACAAAGgacttcattttgtttgttctggtcTTCTAGTCTCAGGGGTGAATGGGTTCAGTTTGGTTTCCAGAGGATGGAGGGACTAATGTGGACTAATGACCTATCTGTGTAATAGAGAGATAAACATGTTTATCAACTTAGTTGCACACTTGCTTTAACCCTTGGGAATGCAAACCTGTCACAGATATCTACTGCAGAGATTAAAATTTTAACACTTTGCAGGTATAAATCGTTGATATTATAAATGATTATTGGAGAGCATACGTGCTGAGATAAGTCAGCCTTACATCGGTCCAAGACTATATTTTATCCCTGGCTTGGGGCACATCATTTcattgtaatattgtaatattgttaATCATGTCCCAGCCCTGagagaaaaaacataaacatttaagGAACATCTTGAGAGAGTTGGATTGTGATGCAAGAACCCTCAATGACAAATATGTTTTGGCTACTGAAGAACTATTCTTTGGGGACAGCTGTGGCTACTACAAGCTCCCTGGTATCCAAAGTGTCTCCATGGACATGTATCAGAGCCCATTAAAGTCAGTAATGAAAGTCATAAACACGGTTTTCATGTTGAAAATAAATTCCCACTGGCTGCAATTATGACCAACCGCTGATTTGTTTGATGTTTTATCATAAATCTAAGCACTGAGAGACATCAATACTGAATCTCTGAAACCAACACTTATTTGGGACAAAGTAGTTAACTTGAAACTTCAAGTTTTTATTACTTGACTCTTACATCACTGTTACTGAAGTTGGCCCACAGCTTACAAACTGCTGATCAGCAAACTTTTTGCTGATACAAAGTTTTATTGTATACTAAGTATTCAGGCTGGCATACCAATTCATATTGCCTGCCAAAGTGTCACCACATTTGCCAACAGACAGTAATTGCAAACAGTAAGTTATTCAAAAGAGTGGAAAGGGTAAAAAGGAAATAGAAGGTGAACAAGCTGTCAATGGTCCTAtgctttgtctgtctgttttgaTTCCTCCCCGTGAAATGTTGCAGCTCAATCATCCTCACACTCTGCCTTCTGGATTGTTTGTTAAAGCATTAGTTCTCTGTgcttcaaagtgaaaaaaacatggatcttatattgtttatttttttatatcagttgtgttgtcaccgattctgttcattatcttcatggacagaatttctaggcgcagccagggaacggagggtgtctgttttggtggccgcaggatctcgtctctgctttttgcggacgatgtggtcctgttggcttcatcgaatcaagacttacagcgtgcactggagaggtttgaagccgcgtgcgaagcggcggggatgagaatcagcacctccaaatccgagaccatggttctcagtcggaaaaaggtggattgtcCCCTCCgagttaggggggagttgctccctcaagtggaggagtttaagtatctcggggtcttgctcacgagtgagggaaaaatggagcggcaggttgacagacggaacggtgcggtgtccgcagtaatgcggtcattgtaccggtctgttgtggtgaagaaggagctgagtcgtaaagcgaagctctcaatttaccggtcaatctacgttcctaccctcacctatggtcatgaactctggatcatgaccgaaagaatgagatcgtggatacaagcggcagaaatgagtttcctccgcagagtggctgggcgcacccttagggatagggtgaggagctcagtcacccgggaggagctcggagtagagccactgctcctccgcatcaagaggagccagttgaggtggctcgggcatctgttccagatgcctcctggatgcctccctggtgaggtgttccgggcatgtcccactgggaggaggcctcagggcagacccaggacacgttggagagactacgtctcccagctggcctgggaacgccttggggttcccccagaggagctggaggaggtgtgcggggagagggaagtctgaggggctctgctcggactactgcccccgcgacccggtcccggataagcggaggaagatggatggatggatggaattgtGTTGGGTAGTGTtgaattttgtgtgatttttggGGTAAATGAAGGGATTGCAGAGTGGTAGGTAAGCACCACCACCCTGGTTTAGCTCTGGGCCAGGGTTATTTCCtgggttttcttcatttgtttatttacgtagtgttttaaatacttttgcCAGGGTACTCAGAGCAGCAAAGGGTGTCCATGAACCATCCTTCCTCACTGGGGGTATTGTCTTTGCCTTTGATCTTCACTTTCTGTTCAGCAGGAGTGTCCATGTGACAGAAAACCTTGTCCACCCTACAAACTTGTCCAGGTTtttgacatttacacttacatttcttTCTATAAGTTGTTACATGCATCATTTAATTATTGCTCTCCTTTCTGATATTTGTGTGAACAACAATTACAACATCAccattactgttgttgttgttatcgtTGCCATTTGACAAATCCATTTTTGGCCATAGTTAACATGACCAAAACATCGACTGtcattgatgtttcatacaCAGTTGATGGTTCACTTAAATTTTGGTTACACTTCCAAGCTAGTAATACTAAGAAGCACACTAATCCGAAAAATTCCCAAAAATGaacatatattaaaatgaacacaactagatgtgaaatatttttacaaaattaaaattatgtaaatgtgccaagggggcacagcaggcttggcctgtgcctgctctttggcaggtctggggttcaagttccatttggggtgccttgcagtggactggcatcccatcctgactgtcccctccccctctaggcTTATGCCATGTGAGCCTCCGGTTCAcagcgacccccgcttgggataagcggtttctgCCAGCATGTGTGCATCAATGTGCCATCAagtgaaattcacacacagacacacacattttcagaactgctcatcccatacggggtcacgaggaaccagagcctacccggtaacacagggcataaggccagagggggaggggacacacccaggacaggacgccagtccgtcgcaaggcaccccaagcaggacttgaaccccagacccaccggagaacaggactgcagtccaacccactgcgccaccgcgcccccacaagTGAAATTCACTTCACAGCAAACACATGCATGGTTCTCAGAACAGAACGAGAGAACAAAACATTTACTAGTGCCTTCTTCCTTATAAGTCTGTGGTGTGAAAacttggggagaacatgcaaactctgcacactCTAAGCCAAGATTGAAACTCATGGTCACTAAGAaactcaggagctgtgaagaaTCTGCTATAATTGCTGTGGTACCTTGTCccaaaaaaatgataaaataactTCTTTGTAAATTTATATGCTTCAgttcaaaatgtgtttgcagtttATTATATTTAGCAggcgtttttctccaaagcagcttacaatgaactctatgtagcgttatgagcccacacaccttattcactgtggtgacttacactgctagatacactacttacactgggtgactcatccatacatcagtggaacacactctctctgtcactcacacactatgagtgaacctgaacagcatgtctttggactgtgggaggaaaccggagcacccggaggaaaccggagcacacggaggaaaccggagcacccagaggaaacccacgcagacatggggaggacatgcaaactccacacagactgacaaggaaccgaacccatgtcctcttgcaccacccatgcactgtgccaccatgccatccatGTTTTATAACTCAGAACATCTAATttagctgcctgtagaagtcAGACATTTATAATATGAAACTACAGGAACATCAAATATTGCTCTCCATCCCTACAGATTTAGATTAGATTTACATTATGACTCCCTGTCTGAAGGGAATATTAAttagctacataaataaatttcattGGCCAGCAAGGCCTTCCTAAAACATATAAAGGTCTAGACAGTAGCTTAACTGTTACCATTAGGTGGGAACATGTCTGATCTTTTATatcataaattaaaagaaaacagcattGCATACaatattagtgtttttttttttttttttttaatgactacTTTGTAATGACATGACAAGTTTACTTTAAAGGTCTTTTACAACTATCTTActtatttacgttacattacgaGACATTCTTACAATGGTTAGGTATCGATTCAGTGATACCATCTGTCAAGGGGTAATTTTGGAAAGTGTGTACACTTTTGCTCATAAATTCCAATaagtaaaaatggaaaactacTCTGAATTAGTTTTTGTGCTGCATGGCTTAAatgaaacaaggaaaaacaaacagatcattttttccttttcatttattggATACCTCCTGtcaatttttttcaacattaCTGTGATTGTAGCAATTCTACTGGAAAAAGTTCTCCATGAGCCCATGCACATCTTCCTGTGTAGTCTGTGTTTCAATGGAATCTGTGGTGCTACTGGATTTTATCCTTATTTTCTCAATAGTCTATCATTAGACTCTAATGTGATCACATACAGGGCATGTATAGCtcaaatttttcttatttacacctATATCTTCTGTGAATTTACCAACCTTACAATGATGGCTTATGATAGATATGCTGCAATATGCAGGCCTTTGGAGTACCACTCCATTATGACTCCTCTGAAAATAGGAAAACTGTTGATCTTTACAtggctgttttctctgagcGAAACTTTTGCTGGGGTTGTGTTGACAGTCAGACTGCCTCTGTGTGGAAACAGCATCGACAAGCTCTATTGCTTCAACTGGGATATCGTGAAGCTCTCATGCACTGACACCagtttaaacaatttttatggatacattttattattttttcagatcTCGCAAGCCATAATGGTCATAATCTCTTACATCCACATTACCAGAACATGTTTTCGATCTCGGACAGAGCAGAGCAAGTTCATGGAGACCTGTGTGCCGCACCTGATCACATTGAGCACCTTCTCTTTATCAGTATGTTTAGATGTTGTATCTGCACGCTTTAGCTCCAGTGAAAGCCTTCAGACTTTCCGTAACATCCTCTCTGTGAAGTATCTAGTCATACCCCCTCTGCTTAATCCTCTGCTTTATGGTCTGAAACTTAAGCAGATACGTAGGAGTGTCTGGAAAATGTTTAGTAGGAAGATTAATGCACTGATTTAATCACTAAAATTATGTGATTCAACACTagacattttctttaaataaaatcattgtGGAAAATGTAGCATATCGAATGTTTTCTATGATCTCCTCTTATACACTGAACTATCTATTGCAAAATTGCATATTGTAAGTTTGTGTTGttcttaaaatgttgttttcaatGGTGAGTGGAACTCAAGGAGTCTGTCTGACATAGGCAAAGTTTTTATTGCCAAATCCATCAGCCACCatctatttaaaatgttcaggTATCTTCAGGAAAACGGAGGGTACTTTATTTTACCACTCTGCCCTCAAACCTTTTGAGATCTAGTCCCACCTCTTTCCTTGCAGATTTCACGTTTTTCTTAagttaaattgttaaatttgATTATTGTGTATGAAATAAATCAGAGGAATGGATTGATTGAATACatagacaaaataaatgtactacTACAGAAACACTGTGTATGTAATTCCTTCTTGGAGGCTCAATATTAGCTTTATCATCTGAAAAGTAAGTTTCCACTAATACTTCTTGATTGAGAAGCTAAACAGTTTCTTTCAGCTTCTGACTGAACACTAAGACACAATAAAGACAAGGGATCTTCTTTCTGGCCACTTCATACTCCATCAGCTGAATGCATTACACCGaccaattataaataaaaatgatcagtTATGTAATAGATACTGTTATTGAATGcgaaaattcaaaattctagaaaaatcATCTGAGTTGGTAAAGCAAATAAGAACAATGGAGCGATGGCAGCTGACACCTCCATGTTTATGCACAAGTCTCTTTGTACTTGACTTAACATGCTCTCAGAAACTTGTTGCAGTTTCTGCCAACATGTTCTGATATAGGTTCGTGTAGGGTGACTTtttaacgtttacatttacatttagtcatttagtagacgcttttgtccaaagcgacgtacatctcagcaaaagtacaatttctgcattacactgagagaaggagacatagctgcagacatgaaagtctcaagcaaacctagtttgttccctaccacttgctacaccaaggttcatcattcaagtaggtgcataagacacagacaaatcccgatccccacaccattttttttttattaaatattataatattaactGTGCATGTGCTGCAATTAATCTGCATATCATACATCATATCCCCGAATGTACATTTTAACCCCTTTAAAAACCTTCTCTTGAAgtctttttaacttttttttaaagaatttataaAGTTGAatgcacacacattgactgaagtcGCAAgccccatgcagggttgcagcgagccagagcctaactcagcaacacagggcgcaaggctggaggggtaagGGACACATCCAGCCAGTCCATccatcacaagtcaccccaagcgggacttgaactccagacccaccagagaggaggacccagccaaccctgctgcaccaccacattccTTGCTAAAgttgaatgcacacacacacacacacacacacacacacacacacacacacacacacacacacacacacacacacacacacacacacacgctgtctgaaccacttgtcccatacagggtcacagggagccagagcctagcctggcaacacaaggcacaaggctggagggggaggggacacacccaggattggacaccagtctgtcgcaaggcaccccaagcaggactcgaaccccagacccactggagagcaggacctggtccaacccactgcaccaccacacccccctaagttgaatacacacacacacacacattttcagaaccgcttgtcccatacggggtcacggggaaccggagcctaacccggtaacacagggcgtaaggccggagggggaggggacacacccaggacaggacgccagtccgccgcaaggcaccccaagcgggactcgaaccccagacccaccggagagcaggactgtggtccaacccactgcgccaccacgcccccttctgAGTTGAATACATCATAATGGAATTAATgtggatggcacagtggtgcagcaggtaatgttgCTGAATCATAGCACCTGGGCTGCTCAAGCTTGAATCCAGatttgttaacatttatttatttagcagatgcttttctccaagcaacttctaatgaactccatgtagtgttatcagcccacataccttataatgggtcactcatccatgcatcagtggaacacatgctctctgttactcatacactatgggggaacctgaacagcatgtctctgaactgtaggaggaaaccagaacacagagagaaaatccacacagacacagggagaacatgcaaactccacacagacttcagTGATTCCTTGATAGGTTACAGACACCCATGACCTTGGAAGAGGACAAGTGATTAGTTAATGATAGGGAAGTGTTATCAAGAAGAGCTGTATTGCACATGCATGTTTGCACCTCTGGTGCTACACAGTAAGCTAAAAAAATCCATGAATTAACTATTAATTGATGCTGCTGAGCTGTTGTCTTAGAACTCTGAgtttacaggtttgattcccactcccTGTTGTAGAACAAAAGAGACAATAACTAGAAAGCATTATTCATGGGTATTGGAAGCTATCAAAGCTATATCTCCCTATAGTGCTGTAGTGCAGCATACAATATTACATGAATTATTCACCACTTATCCACTGTGATGGACAAAAAACTTTATGTTTGATACCCCTGATCAAAGATTTAATGGCAGTCTTGTTCAACaatataaacataattttgcatTCCCATATGTTcaatatgtttaaataattaagttCACTGATGGAAAAAGTCTTTGAATCTCTAGGCTTTCTGTAACATCCTCTCCCACAAAGCATCTTTTCATACTTCTGTTTAACCTTGAAGTTTATGGCCTGCAACTTAAGGAGATGTTGTTAATAACTAGACACAAGCTATGAAAACTGTGGAAATGAGCTGAAGTGCTCATTTTCACAAACTGACCAATGAATATTGGAATGACCCACGTTACTGCGAGTTACAGTGGAAAAtcttgtttattgtaaatagttgcattatgggaaaaatgtgaatgaagtgtgcaaccactggggggacttatgaGTAAAAAAAGGGGATGCCTGTATTTGccagctgggaaaaaaaaaaaaaaaaaaaaaggcttctgcACACTGAGGaggttgggaaggctggcttgagatgCAGGTCTTTGAAGAAagggggtccttggactgagagtgTTATTTTCTTGTGTGCAGGTGTTCCAATGAAAAATTTGCACTGAATGCTACTGTGCCCCtctcttcgccccatccaaccCCGGAGTGATGTGCGCCACAATATGCTTTATAAGGTAAACGTTCTCATAAATCCATCTATGTTCAAGGTTGAGGGGAGCACACCTGGaattggacaccagtccatcgtagggtAGTCatacacccatacacacacgcTTATTCATTTACAAACTACAGTTATAGAACCACCAGTCCTCCTGAACTATATGtgtttggaccgtgggaggaactCCACGCAGGCACAGAGGgaacaaactctacacagggGATCAAAATTAGCGGGGATCGAACCAAAGTTCTCTCATACCAGCCAAGGCCTATTAGGTGCCActgttttcataaatgtaatCCTGAAAACCAGCACTTTTGATTCATGTGTTTTACTATCCATATCCAGTAATCCCCTTATATTTAGAGACCTGTTTCagtattattttctctttcgGTGAAAAATTTGGTAGGACAATTCAGCATTTGTTTTTTAAGTAATAGTTAAGCTTAAGTTGAGCTTTTAATGATATCCCATAATTCTGTGAAATATATGgatatataaatgaaatgaacagcTTTTGTTCCTTgatgtaaaaaattaataatttgtggGATtcttttaatttacacacaaaatACTGTTCATCTATCATGTTAATTAACCTCATGGGGCTCAGATCTGCAGGAGCAGTGTTAACAAGGCATATCCCACACATCAACAGGACATTCTAAATGCTTATAAAGGAAGGAGGCTAGAGCAAGAACTTTTGTCAAGGTTGAAGCGATTTCTCATCAATACACTCAGACATATTCTGAAGATATACTCCAATTGAGACAGACTGTTTTTTGGAATTGAGAGGTTTTCCTGTTATGtgtgaaaatattcatttgGCGAAGTTATAGGTCTACAGACTATATTTATTTACGATATTGTATATAGTCTGCAACTAGTTTAATACCATGAGAGAATGCAGACGCTTTAGCTTTCTGTTCAGCTGTTACTGCGAGTCCTTCCTATGGGCCAGTAACAGTTATGCTTGCACAAAggaataaacagaaaagaagacgtaaaaagaaacactttggttATATGCATCATTTCAATCTAGTGAAAATGGAGAATTcttcaaatgaatttttttttatcctcagTGGTCTGAATGATACAAGGACAAACAGGCagatatatttttccttcactCTTCTAGTctatttttttactctttttgtgAACTTGACTCTGATTATGACAATTGTGTTTGAGAACATACTGCATGAGCCCATGCACATATTTTTGTGTAATCTGTGTGTCAACGGACTTTGTGGTGCTACTGCTTTCTATCCCAAGATTCTCATGGACTTGCTAGCAGACTCACATATGATTTCCTACAGTGCATGTTTAACACAGATTTTTGTCATCTACAATTATATTTTCTGTGAATTCACCAATTTAGCAGTAATGGCTTACGACAGGTATGTTGCTATATGCCGGCCACTGCAATATTATTCTATTATGACACCTCAGAAAGTGGGAAAACTGTTGGTTATTATCTGGCTCATCCCTATTTTCGAGACCACTGTAGGAATGATTATGACAGCTAAACTGCCTCTCTGTGGGTCTAAAATCGATAAGATTTACTGCACTAATTGGGAAGTGGTGAAGCTTGCTTGTATTGATACCACACTGAACAACTTGTATGGCTACATTCTcatgtttttgcatgttttccaaaCATTTTTACTGATCATGATCTCTTACATCCACATCATCAGGACTTGCTTACGGTCTCAGGTAGAACAGAGTAAATTCATGGAGACATGTCTGCCACATCTAATTACACTAATTAATTTTACCTTGTCAGTTATTTTCGATGTAATGTATGCACGCTATGGCTCCAAGTCTAGTGTACAAGCTCTCAGGAATATTCTCACAGTGGAATATCTTGTTGTTCCCCCTTTGCTAAACCCTCTCATTTACGGTCTGAAACTTAAGCAAATACGTTGCAGTGTGGGTAGGATGTTCAGCCAGAGAATCAGTGCAGTGAAGTAAGAAATACAACTATTCTCCAACATAAAATAAGAATACAAAAATtcttttcaactttttaaatttattcatgcttttatAATGTTAATGCCCTGTTTCTCCTTTATGAATATGTACTTTGACTACATGCAGATGCATATGgttatttcatttagtttaATGCACAGCTTTGCCCTGAATTAAGCTCTTTAGAAATACACTGATGTCTACATGTGTAAATGCTAAAATGATTATGGGATGGATATACCAAAGTTTTATTTCCTCGCCTCATAATCGGGTCCAAGTGAGGCCAGATCCAATACTAGTTCAACTTTACAAATGCTCAGTTAATTAGTTTTTTGTACATCTAAATTCTTTCTAATGTTGTTTATGACTACAAATTGTAtaagtatgtgtgtatatatacagttacAAAGATTCCAGAGAACTGCATCGGGCATAACGTGTTTTTAAAATCCTGCAGTTTCAGTAATCGAATCAAGTGGTGAGCTTGTGAAATAGAACtctgacacaaacaaaaacatgttgttttcatttcttaagATGTGATTGAAAATTAAAGGgaaatcaaatacacacacacacacacattttcggaaccgtttgtcccatacggggtcgcggggaaccggagcctacccggtaacacagggcgtaaggccggagggggaggggacacacccaggacgggacgccagtccgccgcaaggcaccccaagcgggactcgaaccccagacccaccagagagcaggacccggtccaacccactgcgccactgcacccccttctggAAATCaaataatgcacaaaaataaaacttctcGAATTTCCATGTACTGATACTGATGCTGTTTCATTGCACATATATGTGCTTGAGTAAATTAAGCAACTGGCAGTGTTTTTAGCAAATACTTGTATTTGTACGTGTTTTTATCATCCAATGGTAACATAAATAGATCTTCAGTCAAAGTCATTTAAACtatgttgcattattttttaaagaaatttgttgctgtttatggtgggggtgcggtgacgccgtgggttggactgggtcctgctctccagtcggtctggggttcgagtcctacttggggtgccttgcgatagactggcgtcctgtcctgggtgtcccctcccctccccctccggccttacgccctgtgttgctgggtaggctccggttccctgcgaccctgtatgggacaagcggttcagaaaatgtgtgtgtgtgtgtgtgtgttgctgtttatatttatgtgtaAGCAATATGACCATGGTTGAGCGGGGGTATATAAAAGCATAACATCA of Scleropages formosus chromosome 10, fSclFor1.1, whole genome shotgun sequence contains these proteins:
- the LOC108922408 gene encoding olfactory receptor 2G6-like, coding for MENSSNEFFFILSGLNDTRTNRQIYFSFTLLVYFFTLFVNLTLIMTIVFENILHEPMHIFLCNLCVNGLCGATAFYPKILMDLLADSHMISYSACLTQIFVIYNYIFCEFTNLAVMAYDRYVAICRPLQYYSIMTPQKVGKLLVIIWLIPIFETTVGMIMTAKLPLCGSKIDKIYCTNWEVVKLACIDTTLNNLYGYILMFLHVFQTFLLIMISYIHIIRTCLRSQVEQSKFMETCLPHLITLINFTLSVIFDVMYARYGSKSSVQALRNILTVEYLVVPPLLNPLIYGLKLKQIRCSVGRMFSQRISAVK
- the LOC108922410 gene encoding olfactory receptor 5AN1-like — its product is MENYSELVFVLHGLNETRKNKQIIFSFSFIGYLLSIFFNITVIVAILLEKVLHEPMHIFLCSLCFNGICGATGFYPYFLNSLSLDSNVITYRACIAQIFLIYTYIFCEFTNLTMMAYDRYAAICRPLEYHSIMTPLKIGKLLIFTWLFSLSETFAGVVLTVRLPLCGNSIDKLYCFNWDIVKLSCTDTSLNNFYGYILLFFQISQAIMVIISYIHITRTCFRSRTEQSKFMETCVPHLITLSTFSLSVCLDVVSARFSSSESLQTFRNILSVKYLVIPPLLNPLLYGLKLKQIRRSVWKMFSRKINALI